The following DNA comes from Cytophagales bacterium.
GCCTCTGATTGGTCTGAAGAAGTGGCTTCGTCTGATTGTGAGTGGATTAAAAGCACAGGTATATCAATTGCTTTGGCCCTTGCTATGGTATTGGCCTGATCAGGCTCGAAATCTGCCCGCCATTTCACCAACGCATATATGGTTGGTCTGAGTAATTTGATCCAGCTACCGTAATCCCGGATCGCGCGTTCCATCACAGCAGCGTTCAAATCTTTGAAAGGTGAGTCTGATAAAATGAAAGCCAGATCATTGACTTCAGGTCCTGCGTGTAACACCGTGGCTGCACCCCAGGAAGAACCTACCCAGGAAATCTGCTGATTCGACAAGCCTGTTGATTTCTGGAAGTATTCATGCACTTTCAATAAGTCTTGCGACTCTTTGACCCCAAATGTGCCGTAAGTACCCTCACTATCGCCATGTGCACGATGGTCATATAAGAGTACATCACAACCTTTCATCCAGAAGTAGGGCATCCAATGTCGCATGCCGTAGCGATTACTCCCATGGCCATGCACCATGATCACACCACAATCCGTAGAGTCTGCATTTTCAAATAACCATCCATTTAGCTTCAGACCATCATTAGTTGTTATCGCGACATCCGTAAATGCTCCATATTTCGCAACGAGTTCTCGAGGGTCCTCCAATGGTTTCTGAGGTGGCTCAATGACTCTTGAAGAGAAATAAGAACAGGTCCCTCCGTATAAAACAAGTATTAAAACTCCGAAGATGATAAGTATGCGTTTGATCATAATGACTGACTATTACAATCTAAGATAACTGGATTATTGGATTCACCCAATCACCAGACCCTCGAAAGATTCTACTTATTTTTTTCATCTCAAAGTGTAATTACAAAAGCTCGAGAAAGAGATACCCTACGTGGGTCTCCGATCTTTTTCAGCTTCCTTTGGGAAAAAACCGACATGACGTGCATACTTGAAACGCCATCTACCATTCATCATTTATTAATCTCATTGACCTAATTTGGCATTCTATTTGAATCAAAGGGTTTTCAAAATCTCCCTAGAACATGAACAACAAACAAAACTTACTATGGATGATACTGGCCCTTTTTATGGTCATATCTTGCTCGGAAAAAGAAACCCCCGCCATTGGTGGTCGGCCTGATGAAATTCCCGAGAGCGCTGAGCAATTGAGTATTTTCTTCTTCAACGATCAGCACGGCCAAATCGATAATTTCGGAAAAATAAAAGTGATCATAGACGAAGCCAAGGCCAATGGCAATGCTTTATTGGTTTGTGCCGGTGACGCTTTTTCAGGTAACCCGATCGTCGATCAGTTTGAAGAGAGGGGATTGCCAATGATCGACTTGATGAATCAGGTTGGTGTAGATGTAGCAGCTGTTGGCAATCACGAATTTGATTACGGGCAGGAAACGTTGACCAAACGCATGAACCAATCACAATTTCCATGGATATGTGCCAACGTAGACATGGGTGAAACAGGTGTGCCACAACCGGAAGATTTTGTAAACCTGGAAGTAGGCGGCTTGAAAATTACATTTCTAAGTCTACTCGAAACCAATGGCAAAGACAATGAAATCCCGTCAACCCATCCATGGAGGGTAGAAGGCATGACATTCACCAACCACACCTCTGTTGTTAGCAATTTTCAGGACTTAAAAGAACAGGAAAATTCGGATCTTTTAATTGCTTTGACGCATTTGGGAAGTACCGCCGATTTAAGTTTAGCCAGTAACCATAACTTCATTGATACGGTAATCGGAGGTCACAGTCATGAGGTAATTGATGACGTACGAGGTGGTATACCAGTGGTACAGGCTGGAGATGATCTGCTCAGGCTGGGACGAATGGACCTTACGGTCTTCGCGGGCGGAATTTTAAGTTCGGATGTGACCTTCATCAACTTAAACAACAATGATCTGGCAACAGATGCGACCATTCAAACTGCTATTGATGCTTACAATAGTGCTCCGGAATTTTCTGAAGTTGTAGGAAGTGCTATTTCGGATCACAGCAGAGAGGAAATAGGCTGTTTTTACACCAATGCCTTGAAGGAATACATGGAAGTTGATTTCTCCATCCAGAACGCCGGAGGAATCCGCGCTGAAATCAATCAGGGCCCAATCACCCGCTTGGAGATTTTCGAAATGGATCCTTTCAATAATGGTAGTGTCATCTTCACTAAAACGGTCGGTGATTACAAAGACTTCTTCTGTACGGATGGAGGTTGGTACACCATCTCAGGAGTGGTCATTGAGGAAGGTACCGGAAGTATTCGAATGTTCATGGCAGATGGTATGGAATTGGCCGATGGGGAAGAAATTCGCATTGGCATGAATGACTTTATTCCAGCGAACAATCCTGAGTTTTTTCCTATCGCAGATGCAGAAATTCGGAAGTTAACCACAGCAGAGACGGTCCTTCGATATTTGAGTGAAGTCAATGGCACAGTTGATTTTGAGGGGTGTGATAATTTCTTTAGATGTGACTGAGGGGTTAGTGAAAAGCACCAGAAACCATAGAAACCTGGAATTGCTTCAGATTTATCGTTTTGGCTCTTGGGATCTACTACGTCAATGATCATTTGAATGAATTCCAATAATCCTGAATGTCACAATTAGTTGATGCTGGTGGTCAAAAAAAATTAAATGACCATTATCCATTATTTTTATCGAATGAACTTTTGATGCCAACATATGGAATTTACTCAGGATACCAGGGAAGGAATTAAATCCAAACGTCTGAGTGAGTCTGATTTACCTTCAAATCAGCACACAAAAACTCAATTGGACAACCGCCCAACCAGTCATCGAATCAGCCAGTTACAGAAAAAAGTAGATCAGCGCCTCGAACAGCTGCCCGAGACTGGTCCCTTTATTTCCTCAACCTCTCCGATCCAACGAAGGCTATACGGCCAGGATCTGTCAGAATCTCACAAAAATTGGAACAAAATGATTGATTTTTATGAAGGTTTACCAGAAGGTCTCAACAATAACAATAATATCCAATCCTATATCGACGACCATGAAGGTGAGATGCATGAAGATTGGAATACCCAGATCGGGGCTTTGTATGGATTGAAATCCATCATTAAGGAGGAAATCAGCGATCTCAAAGAGGAAAGAACCGAAGCAGATAATCTAGGGTGGAATCAAATCTGGAATTTTCTGAATGGGACCCTGGCAGGTCATGGACTCGTTACTGCCACGCAAATAGCAGGACTCGGAGGCCAGCATGGAAACAACGGATTTAGATGGCAAATCCATAATGCACGAACCAACGATTTGATCCAAGACGGATCAGTTCCTGGCAATGGGCATCACGGCAGGAATGACGGGGCCTTAAACGGTGCTCGTGGTAATGTACGCACCGCAATTGATGGTCACAATACTGAAATAGATCATTGGTACGATCTAGCCAATGATTTAGCTTATTAAACAAAAAAGCGGGTATCCCCACCAGGAACCCGCTTCTGATCTATTGCTATGTCAGGTAAACTGACCGATTAAATTTGACTTAAACCACCGTCTACTTCGAGTTCGATTCCGTTGATGTATGAGGCATCATCCGATGCCAGGAACAATGCTGCCTTGGCTAACTCTTCTGCACTACCAAATCGACCAAGAGGTACTTGTTGTGCGAATCCTTCCGCCATGCCCTGAAGCTGCTCTTCCGGCATATTCATCTTGCCATAAATGGGTGTTTCTACCGGACCTGGAGCCAGGCTTACCGCTCTGATCTTTCTTTCCTTCAACTCCGCAGCAAGTACCCTGGACAAGTTTCTCAAAGCCGCTTTCGTTGCCGAATACACACTACCTGCCGCAAAGCCTTTTTGCCCGACAACTGAGGTATTGCTCATAATCACCGCACCATCATTCAAGTGAGGTATAGCTTCTTTAATGAGGAAGAATGGTCCTTTGACATTGATATTAAAGTGATCATCAAAGAACTCTTCAGTGATATCTGTGATTGGAGCGAAGAAGGCAATTCCCGCATTAGCGAACAAGATATCGATCTTGCCTAATGCTGCGACTGTCTCACTGACCACATCTTTGGATCGACTCACATCCGCTGCATCAGCAAGGATGGCTTTCGCTCCACCGCCAATTTCCGTAAGCGCTGCATCTAATGCTTCTTGTCGTCGGCCGGTGATGACCACTTTAGCTCCTTCTTGTACGAAAAGTTTAGCGGTCGCTAGTCCGATTCCGCTATTGCCTCCAGTGATCAAGGCTACTTTTCCATCTAACTTTCCCATTTCGGTTATATCTGTTTTAGTTTAATTTTTATTTGAAACGATCAGTACAAATAACGAAAATATTGAAACGATGGTTTCAAATAAGATTAAAAAAATTATAGACTTTCTAATACTTGATCCGTAACTCCCTCTAAATCAGACTCTAATAAGGAAGTAATATTTACCCCCTGAAGGTTGGCAAATAAATAGAGTGCCAAAGTCTTGGCGTCTTTCTGTGCATCAATCTCCCCTTTTGATTGTGCCTCTTGAATCAGTCTCAAAAAAACATTCAGGACCCGATCCTTATTTTCTTTAAGGAACGGAACAATACGAGGCTCGACGTTACTTAACTCGGAAGTACATTTCGAAACCATACACCCCATTTTTGGCCCGGATGCTGGTGTCTGCGTCATTCCTTTAAAAAGGGAGATGATGGCTTCCTTCGGGGAAGAATAACCGGAAACAAATTGATTCAATGCATCCATTTGTTGGTCCTGATAATATCCTAGGGCTTCTTCGTACAAGGAAAACTTATCCCCAAAAGAATTGTAGAAACTGGACCGATTGAGACCAGTAACATCTACCAGATCTTGCATAGAAGTACCATTGTAGCCTTTTTTCCAAAAAAGCTTCATGACATTTTCCATGACCTGATTTCGATCAAATGTTACAGATTTTGGCATATTGGAAGGAACGTTCCAAATGCAAAAATAGTTTGGTTTTGTGATTCGGAGGTTTTATCTACGACAATTTACGTTTGTTCTCCACTGTAATCAGAGACCCTTCAGCCAGCATCACGGATTTCGGCTTCATATCAGACAAGGCTGCAAATTGCTCGCCATAAACTTCTCCAAAATCCACCTCGACTTCATATTTCTCTACCGGATACACTTGCCATGTCGGATGGGTCACTTCGTATTCATACGTTTTATCCCCGGTCTTTGTATATCCCCAATAGTGTTCGGTGATGAATTCTACTTCCGATCCTCGCTTGATATTCCTTGGTGTACTTTTGGACAGTACATTCAGGCGATTGGGCTTTCCACGCATCTCCCAACTGTACTCCACCTCCAGCAGGTCTTTGAATTCCTGCCAGTGATGGCCCATTTTCAGCGTTTGGTAATGCTCTTTGTAAACCGTATTGGCAACAAAAGTCAGGGCAGGTTTAGGTACGATCTCCTTGATGAAAACTACCCCGCGCTTCCAGGCTCCCTCCTCTTTGTAGCGAACATAAAACCTCAGATTCACTTCTTCGAAATTGCGATGAAAAGGAATGGGAATGTTGAACAATCGGGTATTCAAAAACATGAACCCTACCAGGCTCACATAACAGCTTTCTTTCCAAAAATCTAGTTCCGTACCGTTGGGCACATAGGGTTGCAGCAATTTCGGATCGACAACATAATTGGCCAAGGCTAATTTTCGCCATTCTGCGGTAAGAAAACTCATGGTTATAGCATTTGAATTACTACAAAGAAAACAAGTGTACTAACGCTTAAGTTAGGTCGATTTTCGGATTTATTTCAATTCTCCAAAATGACTGACATAGGGTTGTCACCTGGCCCAGACTTCTTTGCTTCCATGAAATATGTAGTCTTAATATTTACTTTTTTGATGGCCGATGTGGAAGTGCCATTGGAAGAAACTAAAGCAAAAATGAACGAAACAAAAATTGTAGAATTAGTACTATTCAACCTTAATGATGGAGTTTCTCTGGAAGAAGGTAAAAAAGCCATGAAGGCACTAAATGAATTCGTAAGCCAGCAAGCGGGATTTGTAAGCAGGAAAACCTCCGTTGCCGAAGACGGACAATTCCTGGACCTGGTTTTTTGGACGGACTTGCAATCAGCAAAAGCAGCTTCTGAAAAGGCGATGCAAGAACAAAGTATAATGCCGCACTTTTCTGTGATCAATCAGGAAAGCATGACTTTCAAACACTTTGAGGCTTTTATGGATAGGTAGTTCAATTATATCATCCAGGGTAAAATAAGCGCGTCAAAGAGATACCCTAATCGGAGGTATGATGCGCTTATTTATATGGATCAATTGACTGTCTCTACTCCTACTATTGATACTATCTTTCTTCCCAGTTCACTAAAAATTCCGATCTTTCCGTGAATTCAAATCACGGTTACCTTATGGAGCAGAAACATACACTTCGATCGGGTCTATCTCTGTTATTTTTCCTGCTATTGGTAACCTACTCCTATGGGCAGCAAACTCAAACTGATTCCTACACGCGTTACGAATTGCTTTCACCTGAATCTCAAAAATTCAGGATCATCTATGATGTCTCAGCCACCACTACCGGAGCCACTTACTATTGGAATACCTTAAGAAAAGGCAGTGAACATGAAATAGATCAGGTCATCGATCTCTATTCCGGAATTGACCTGAATTGGTCCATCGTTTCCGGAACTGAAGCCAAAAAAAACGGACATGTCAGGGCTCAGGATGACGGAGAGTATCTACAGGTCCAACTCGCCAGACCTGTCCCCGAAGGTGGTGAAACACGTCTACGAATTGACAAGACGTACGAAGACCCAAAGAGCTATTTTTCGGAAGGTGAGACAATCATTTTTGACCGTACTTTGGGCATTACCAGAAACGCCATTGTTTTGCCTGAGGGTTACGAGATCTCTGCCTGCAACTATCCCTCGCAAGTTGAACGGGAAGAAGATGGAAGAATCAAGGTGAGCTTTATGCATGAAGGACTTTCAGCCATCCCTTCTCGCGTGGAAGCCAAACCCGTTGAGTTGGCTGATCTGAGGAAGGAAGAACATCCATGGCCAGATTACCAACCCTACCCTCAGGGCCGGGACAAACGAAAAGCACGACTTAACTATGATTTACGCGAACGTGCCTTTCAGGATAGAGAAATTGTTTACTTCCTCAAACAGCCTGAAACTCATTCTTTTTTCCTTTACCACGACTATACCGAAAAGCGTCCTGGTGTTGATCGGTACCTCAATATTGTAAGAACGGGAAGTAAAGCGAGCGATCCATCAGCCATGATATTGGATACTGGTGAAAAACTCAAAGTAGAAACATTGAAGGGTCAGGAGATTACTGAAAAGGGCATTGAACTTAGTGAAGTTTCTAATGATACAGAAGTGATCGTCATCTGGTTTGACCCGGTAGAAAAGGGAAAAAGTACCCGATTACGGATCAGTGAAACTTATACCGACCCCAATCGCTATTTGCTTTACCAGGACGAATTGGTGTGGGACCGATCCTTTGGGAGGAATCGCAATGCGGTCGTATTACCAGCGGGCTGGTCATTGACTACCAGTTCGATCCCGGCTAAGATCAGCACCAATGAATCCGGACAAACCCGACTGGACTTCCTGAATGACCGCCCCGACAACATCGATGTTTTGATCCGGGCGAGAAGAAAGAAATAAAGTGAGCTGGAACACCTTCACCAAACAATTCAAGGCTTTCCTCAAGCTTGAACGGTCTCTGGCAGATAATTCTATTGAGGCATACCTTCGGGATATCTCCAAGCTGGAAAATTTTCTGGAAATGAGGGAACGCGACCTTACTCCGACCAAAGTACAGCAAACCGATCTGGTGGATTTCATCGAATTCCTAAATGAACTAGGAATGTCCCCCTACTCACAGGCAAGGATCATTAGCGGCATCAAATCATTCTACAAGTTTTTGGTGTATGAAGAGTTACTCACAAAAGATCCTTCTGAACTGATCGAGGCACCTAAATTGGGCAGAAAGTTGCCAGACACCCTTAATATTCATGAAATAGAACAGCTGTTTGAAGCAATTGATCATTCGAAAGCCGAAGGAGCCCGTAACCGGGCCATGCTGGAAACACTCTATAGTTCGGGACTCAGGGTCTCTGAGCTGACCGATCTTAAGATCAGCAACGTCTATGAAGATCTGGGTTTTCTTCGAATCATCGGAAAAGGCAATAAAGAGCGATTAGTCCCAGTCGGAAAAACCGCCTTGAAATACATCAAGATCTATCGGGATCAAGTGCGGGTGCATCAGGTGATCAAGTCGGGACAGGAAGATTATTTATTTCTCAATCGACGGGGAGCCAAATTGTCAAGGGTTATGATTTTTACGGTGATCAAAAACCTGGCAGCGGCCATTGGTCTGGAAAAGAACATTAGTCCGCATACGTTCCGACATTCATTCGCTACTCACCTTATTGAAGGAGGAGCAGATCTACGTGCCGTTCAGGAAATGCTCGGACATGAATCCATTACAACCACAGAGATCTATACGCATTTGGACCGGGATTATTTGAAACAGGTCATTACGGAATATCATCCAAGAAGCTAGCATCGAAACTTTTGATCGAAAAGCCTACGGCTTCATCCCTCCCAAGAGCATAGCCATGTACTTAAGGAAAACGTTATAGAATCTCCCGTCTTCACGAGGTACCGAAGCGATCTTTCTAGGGAGTTAAGGACCATAAATCGTAAGATCGCTTCACTTCGTTCGCAATGACGATCCAAATTCATCTTAAATTCAGGTGGATTTATATCATTTAGTCCAGTGAAGATTCTAAAGTTGAAGACTATGCTCCCGAGAGGGGATTATTAGCATTTTCCTTCTCAAGTTTATTTTTGAAATCATGTTGACTAGGACGAATGCTGGCACAGCCTCCTTTTACGAGTAAAGTTAGGTCTGCTTCAAATCCATCGTTTTCAGCAACTGTCGAAGCTCATCCCTATTTCTGGTACCGACACAGAACCTTTTCCCGCCTTCCAGATAAATGAGCAATCCCCAGCGACCACTCATGTTGTAGACCGTGCCAAATCTGTGTGTCAGTCGGATACCATATCCACCAACGAATCCGTAATTGACCACTTGTAAGTGTTCCACCTGTGCCCATTTGACAGCTCGTTTAAAGAAGGGAAAGAAACGAACGGTTATGCCTTCTTTATCAAGGGTAAGGTTTAGACGCATGAGAAAAAAGAATCCCAGAAAAGCGATCATCAGTACAGCAAAAATCATCAGTCCCGTATCTGACAAGGGATTATTTCCAAAGGGTCTGTCCAACCCGATTTGGTAGTACAGACCGAAAAAAGGAATGGAGGCAGCTCCAATAAGGATGAGCCATAACCACCATTGCGAGAATCGCTGCTTTTCGGAGTAAGAGACGTTCTTAGCTTCCATTTACTCGGCATTGACCGGAATAAGAAACAGCCCAATCACTTCCTTCGATTCTCCGAAGACCACCTTCAGCTTGCAAGGAGCATTTTCAAACTTCAGGATTTGGTAGATGGTCCGATATCCCTCGAGTATTTTACTAGTGACCGTACCCGTTTCTTTGTAGGCCCCAGCTTGCGCCACTAATCCATCCCAAACTTGCTTTAGTTGTGCTGCAGTCAGGGCACTTTTCATATTGGCATCAAAAGTTTCGCGGACCTTTTCGAATTCGCCCTCAGACAAATTAAGCGTAATCCCTTCGGTGATTTCTACCAATGTGGCCCGATCTTCCATCGGCTGTGAAACACAGGAAAACGCCAAAAGTGTGACTATTGTTGTAGTTAAAAATTTCATGGTGTGACCTTTATAAAATGAATAAATAGATTTTGTTGATAAAGAGCATATAAATCAGTTGGCTAATCATGGTGCAAAAGATAAACCCCACCCATAATTTTTGTTCCTTGAGGTTGCCGGACACGCGCAGGGCATGAAAAATGAGCATCAGCGACCACACAAGTGAGAGATAAACGAAAATGACCGCTAGCAACAATTGTATTTCTGATCCCAAAGGAAGTAACCGTATGAATCCTCCTACACTAATGACCAGATAAGGTATCATGGAAAAAGCGATAGTTCCGATAATATCGACTAAACGATAATGAGTGGAACCAAAAAACTGACAATACAAGGCACACAAAACTGTGAGTGGAACCCAGATGAGCATCAGCTCGAAAAATGGGACATACCAGCCCGTCGATACCGTATAAATGGCAGAAAACATTCCTGTAAAATGCGTACCATTGACAGCCGCCAGCGCACTTGCAGCTAACATGCCTAGCCCTCCCAGCAAAAAGGCCTTGACTCCCGCGATTTTCTCAAAAGGATTATAAATGATTTCCATAGTTGTCATGATTGTTCGTTTAAATTTTGCTCGATCCGCTTTACTTTTTCGATGAGGTCATCCAATCGATTTCTCAAAGTAGGATAGCTCACATTCAAGTGCTTGGCCATCGTATTGAGCTTACCACTTTCTTTGAAAAAGTTGAGGATAAACTCCTGCTCTTCGTTGCTTAGGCTCGCTAACAGAGGAAGCTGGTATTGCCCACTGACCATTGTATCGCAGTTCGGACATTGCAAACCGGTAACGTTTAGCAAATGATCGCAACTTGGACAATTGACAGGAATCTTCTTGATCATTCATCAAAAGTGAGATAATTTTTAATAATATTCAAATTGACTTTAATTTTATTGAAGTAAATCATCATAAAATCACTCCTTCATTTGATTTTCAAGCAAGGAATCAATCATACTCAGTCTGCTCTCTAATATCAGGGGTTGAGATTTCTCAAAGTGAAAACCTTGGGCTGTATGCTTAAATAGCGCGTTAAAGAAATACCCTAACCGGACGTCCGGTTTTTAAAAACCTTCAGGCACTCTTGTAATCTGATCGCTGCAATCCAAGGTATTGCTTAGGTGTTAGCACCAGCAAATGCGAGTCTCGGAAGTCTTTGAGGTTTCGCGTAAGGATGAGGTCCAATTCACCCTCAGAAGCTGAAAAATACTGCACGGCATCGGTAACATCCTGAAAAACGGATGTCAAAGACAAGTCCATGATCCGTTGATCGATCGGCAGGACGTTCACCAGGTTTCTGAATCGCACCATTACTTTTCGGCACTCATCAGGGGATAGTTGATCTGATAAATAATAATAGGCATGGGTCATGGCAATAGGAGAAACATACAAACTGATCCGCTGCTCATCTGCCATGGAAAAAATGGCCTGCGCATCTGTAACATGAGGTTCTCTTGCACCAAACAAATCCAGAATGATTGAGGTATCGAT
Coding sequences within:
- a CDS encoding alpha/beta hydrolase; this encodes MIKRILIIFGVLILVLYGGTCSYFSSRVIEPPQKPLEDPRELVAKYGAFTDVAITTNDGLKLNGWLFENADSTDCGVIMVHGHGSNRYGMRHWMPYFWMKGCDVLLYDHRAHGDSEGTYGTFGVKESQDLLKVHEYFQKSTGLSNQQISWVGSSWGAATVLHAGPEVNDLAFILSDSPFKDLNAAVMERAIRDYGSWIKLLRPTIYALVKWRADFEPDQANTIARAKAIDIPVLLIHSQSDEATSSDQSEAIAAAMDPEVVTFHHTDWGSAHVKDVQNYPDRYWGLVDEFLEEQLVEWPR
- a CDS encoding bifunctional UDP-sugar hydrolase/5'-nucleotidase, with the protein product MNNKQNLLWMILALFMVISCSEKETPAIGGRPDEIPESAEQLSIFFFNDQHGQIDNFGKIKVIIDEAKANGNALLVCAGDAFSGNPIVDQFEERGLPMIDLMNQVGVDVAAVGNHEFDYGQETLTKRMNQSQFPWICANVDMGETGVPQPEDFVNLEVGGLKITFLSLLETNGKDNEIPSTHPWRVEGMTFTNHTSVVSNFQDLKEQENSDLLIALTHLGSTADLSLASNHNFIDTVIGGHSHEVIDDVRGGIPVVQAGDDLLRLGRMDLTVFAGGILSSDVTFINLNNNDLATDATIQTAIDAYNSAPEFSEVVGSAISDHSREEIGCFYTNALKEYMEVDFSIQNAGGIRAEINQGPITRLEIFEMDPFNNGSVIFTKTVGDYKDFFCTDGGWYTISGVVIEEGTGSIRMFMADGMELADGEEIRIGMNDFIPANNPEFFPIADAEIRKLTTAETVLRYLSEVNGTVDFEGCDNFFRCD
- a CDS encoding glucose 1-dehydrogenase, with product MGKLDGKVALITGGNSGIGLATAKLFVQEGAKVVITGRRQEALDAALTEIGGGAKAILADAADVSRSKDVVSETVAALGKIDILFANAGIAFFAPITDITEEFFDDHFNINVKGPFFLIKEAIPHLNDGAVIMSNTSVVGQKGFAAGSVYSATKAALRNLSRVLAAELKERKIRAVSLAPGPVETPIYGKMNMPEEQLQGMAEGFAQQVPLGRFGSAEELAKAALFLASDDASYINGIELEVDGGLSQI
- a CDS encoding TetR/AcrR family transcriptional regulator, with amino-acid sequence MPKSVTFDRNQVMENVMKLFWKKGYNGTSMQDLVDVTGLNRSSFYNSFGDKFSLYEEALGYYQDQQMDALNQFVSGYSSPKEAIISLFKGMTQTPASGPKMGCMVSKCTSELSNVEPRIVPFLKENKDRVLNVFLRLIQEAQSKGEIDAQKDAKTLALYLFANLQGVNITSLLESDLEGVTDQVLESL
- a CDS encoding DUF2071 domain-containing protein, which translates into the protein MSFLTAEWRKLALANYVVDPKLLQPYVPNGTELDFWKESCYVSLVGFMFLNTRLFNIPIPFHRNFEEVNLRFYVRYKEEGAWKRGVVFIKEIVPKPALTFVANTVYKEHYQTLKMGHHWQEFKDLLEVEYSWEMRGKPNRLNVLSKSTPRNIKRGSEVEFITEHYWGYTKTGDKTYEYEVTHPTWQVYPVEKYEVEVDFGEVYGEQFAALSDMKPKSVMLAEGSLITVENKRKLS
- the xerD gene encoding site-specific tyrosine recombinase XerD, whose protein sequence is MSWNTFTKQFKAFLKLERSLADNSIEAYLRDISKLENFLEMRERDLTPTKVQQTDLVDFIEFLNELGMSPYSQARIISGIKSFYKFLVYEELLTKDPSELIEAPKLGRKLPDTLNIHEIEQLFEAIDHSKAEGARNRAMLETLYSSGLRVSELTDLKISNVYEDLGFLRIIGKGNKERLVPVGKTALKYIKIYRDQVRVHQVIKSGQEDYLFLNRRGAKLSRVMIFTVIKNLAAAIGLEKNISPHTFRHSFATHLIEGGADLRAVQEMLGHESITTTEIYTHLDRDYLKQVITEYHPRS
- a CDS encoding DUF3887 domain-containing protein, with amino-acid sequence MKFLTTTIVTLLAFSCVSQPMEDRATLVEITEGITLNLSEGEFEKVRETFDANMKSALTAAQLKQVWDGLVAQAGAYKETGTVTSKILEGYRTIYQILKFENAPCKLKVVFGESKEVIGLFLIPVNAE
- a CDS encoding DUF2089 family protein: MIKKIPVNCPSCDHLLNVTGLQCPNCDTMVSGQYQLPLLASLSNEEQEFILNFFKESGKLNTMAKHLNVSYPTLRNRLDDLIEKVKRIEQNLNEQS
- a CDS encoding PIN domain-containing protein is translated as MDKVLIDTSIILDLFGAREPHVTDAQAIFSMADEQRISLYVSPIAMTHAYYYLSDQLSPDECRKVMVRFRNLVNVLPIDQRIMDLSLTSVFQDVTDAVQYFSASEGELDLILTRNLKDFRDSHLLVLTPKQYLGLQRSDYKSA